The Polynucleobacter sp. TSB-Sco08W16 genome includes a region encoding these proteins:
- a CDS encoding amidohydrolase has product MDRRPFIKLGLFSLLSINTKVALAGEYQFNFTQSKQAYLNRIQSIKKSGALPIIDIESSYNPVNFDAEDFVRTMDRMGIAQSCLSLDSPRGGPIWSNESNQLVMKFPAHFIPAGNGGVYPAWTSNPEKFLDENERNVIQQKIPLMGEYEFRHYPSPRQIGGSTNRDVDIPIDSPLGHRLFAFSEETGIPFQLHYEIEDGLLGSLEKMLIQYPSAKVIWCHFAQIRYSARSTIYSPEYVGALLDKHRNLYMDTAFGGPKSIYPISGEPHARYWANQVAWNKLIISRPYRFLAALDLAGDRMGMFEAYTQRLREMLNSLPERVAEIIAYKAAWKLLFNENIT; this is encoded by the coding sequence ATGGATCGCAGACCTTTTATAAAGCTTGGATTATTTAGCCTATTGAGCATTAATACCAAGGTAGCTTTAGCAGGTGAGTACCAATTCAATTTTACCCAGTCTAAGCAAGCTTACTTAAATCGCATCCAATCCATTAAAAAGTCAGGAGCCCTACCAATCATAGATATTGAGAGCTCTTACAACCCCGTGAATTTTGATGCAGAAGATTTTGTGCGCACCATGGACCGAATGGGGATCGCACAATCTTGTCTCTCCCTGGATTCACCTAGAGGCGGACCAATATGGAGTAATGAAAGTAATCAGCTTGTAATGAAGTTCCCTGCGCACTTTATTCCCGCCGGTAATGGCGGGGTTTATCCAGCATGGACATCCAACCCCGAAAAATTTCTTGATGAGAATGAGCGCAACGTCATTCAGCAGAAAATTCCATTGATGGGTGAATATGAATTTAGACATTACCCATCCCCACGGCAAATTGGGGGAAGTACAAATCGTGATGTGGATATACCAATTGATAGCCCTCTTGGACATAGGCTGTTTGCTTTTTCTGAAGAAACAGGTATTCCATTTCAGCTTCACTACGAAATAGAAGATGGGCTATTGGGATCCCTTGAAAAAATGCTAATTCAATATCCAAGTGCTAAGGTGATTTGGTGTCACTTCGCACAGATTAGATATTCGGCTCGATCTACGATCTATTCACCGGAATATGTTGGCGCCCTTCTTGATAAACATAGAAATCTGTATATGGATACCGCTTTTGGTGGGCCCAAATCCATCTATCCGATAAGTGGAGAGCCACATGCTCGCTATTGGGCTAATCAAGTCGCTTGGAATAAGCTGATCATCTCAAGACCCTACCGGTTCTTGGCCGCCTTAGATTTAGCTGGTGACAGAATGGGAATGTTTGAGGCCTACACTCAACGACTAAGAGAAATGTTAAATAGCCTTCCCGAACGAGTTGCCGAAATTATTGCGTATAAAGCCGCCTGGAAATTACTGTTTAATGAGAATATTACTTAA
- a CDS encoding DMT family protein, whose product MINLPKLFGPLSFIGLLMLSNVFMTFAWYAHLKNLSSKPWWIAVFASWAIALLEYAFQVPANRIGFEYFSLGQLKITQEVITLAVFVPFAVFYMGEPFKTDYIWAGLCLLGAVYFMFRG is encoded by the coding sequence ATGATCAACTTGCCTAAACTTTTTGGCCCGCTTTCTTTTATTGGCCTTTTGATGCTTTCCAATGTCTTTATGACATTTGCTTGGTATGCCCATCTAAAGAATTTATCTTCAAAGCCTTGGTGGATTGCGGTATTCGCAAGCTGGGCAATTGCTTTGCTCGAATATGCTTTTCAAGTGCCGGCAAATCGAATTGGTTTTGAATATTTTTCACTTGGACAGCTTAAGATTACCCAAGAGGTTATTACTCTAGCCGTTTTTGTACCATTTGCTGTTTTCTATATGGGCGAACCATTTAAGACGGACTATATTTGGGCTGGCTTATGCCTGTTGGGCGCGGTCTACTTTATGTTTAGAGGTTAA
- a CDS encoding tautomerase family protein, with the protein MPLVRIDLSKKLSESFTQQVGDIVYNVMREQINVPEDDKFQIITRHDASEFNIPKSYLGIEYSEEIIFIQATISFGRSTDLKKNLYKAICEALVKNLKVRPQDIFINLIEVSKENWSFGNGEMQYADKD; encoded by the coding sequence ATGCCATTGGTCCGAATTGATTTAAGTAAAAAACTCTCTGAGAGCTTTACGCAGCAAGTGGGAGATATTGTCTATAACGTGATGCGTGAGCAAATTAACGTTCCTGAAGATGATAAATTTCAGATCATCACTAGACACGACGCATCAGAATTCAATATTCCAAAAAGCTATTTGGGCATTGAATATTCAGAGGAAATCATTTTTATTCAGGCAACCATTAGCTTCGGTAGATCTACAGATCTTAAAAAGAATCTGTATAAAGCTATTTGCGAGGCCCTTGTAAAAAACCTCAAAGTCAGACCTCAAGATATTTTTATAAACTTGATTGAAGTGAGTAAAGAAAATTGGTCATTTGGTAATGGCGAAATGCAGTATGCCGATAAGGATTAA